The Acidobacteriota bacterium genome has a segment encoding these proteins:
- a CDS encoding NAD(P)/FAD-dependent oxidoreductase — MSARARYDAIVIGGGVNGLTCAAMLGKAGVRTVLVEQRDEVGGCAAESEIAPGFRVPTLAHAAGPVRRDVVEGLQLYLHGLTFLDTAVDVSSLSPDGRALTLWNDPRKTAEGLAAWSAKDAQAWPAFHQSLGRLGGLIGSLFQAAPPSIDAPNARDLFALMHTLSAFRGLPKADQWRLLRWGPMAVADLVSESVENELLRATLAADGIFGAMLGPWSAGSGLQLLLAAANRSLAWPGGKVIAGGPAAFARALRRAAERHGVEIRTGAAVARIEAKDDRAAGVTLANGEHIEGRAVVSGLDPKRTFLALCEADHLPPEFAWRVSNYRSRGTLAKVNFALSSLPAFTGATRDMLAARVRLAPDLDYLERAFDHAKYGRYSTHPWIEFTIPSIDDPALAPAGAHVLSAYAQFAPYQLRDTTWDAERDRLGDIVTTTLEQYAPGFSASIVARQVLTPLDLERGWGLTGGQIFHGELSLDQFFTMRPVLGFGSHRTPIRDLFLCSSGSHPGTGLTGGSGANAAAVVARELT, encoded by the coding sequence ATGAGCGCACGCGCCCGCTACGACGCGATCGTCATCGGCGGCGGCGTGAACGGGCTCACCTGCGCCGCCATGCTCGGCAAGGCGGGCGTGCGCACGGTGCTAGTCGAGCAGCGCGACGAGGTCGGTGGCTGCGCCGCCGAAAGCGAGATCGCGCCGGGCTTTCGCGTGCCGACGCTGGCGCACGCGGCCGGGCCGGTGCGCCGCGATGTCGTCGAAGGCCTGCAGCTGTACCTGCATGGGCTGACGTTTCTCGACACGGCGGTGGACGTCAGCAGCCTGTCGCCCGACGGGCGCGCGCTGACCCTGTGGAACGACCCGCGCAAGACGGCGGAGGGATTAGCCGCGTGGTCGGCGAAGGACGCGCAGGCGTGGCCGGCGTTTCACCAGTCGCTCGGGCGACTCGGCGGGCTGATCGGCTCGCTGTTCCAGGCGGCGCCCCCCTCGATCGATGCGCCCAACGCGCGCGACCTGTTCGCGCTGATGCACACGCTGTCGGCCTTCCGCGGACTGCCCAAGGCCGACCAGTGGCGGCTGCTGCGATGGGGACCCATGGCGGTGGCCGACCTGGTGAGCGAGTCGGTGGAGAACGAACTGCTGCGGGCGACGCTGGCCGCCGACGGCATTTTCGGCGCGATGCTCGGCCCGTGGTCAGCCGGCAGCGGCCTGCAGTTGCTGCTGGCGGCGGCCAATCGCTCACTGGCGTGGCCGGGCGGCAAGGTGATCGCCGGCGGACCCGCCGCGTTCGCGCGCGCACTGCGCCGCGCGGCCGAGCGGCACGGCGTCGAGATCCGCACCGGCGCAGCCGTGGCGCGGATCGAGGCAAAGGACGACCGCGCCGCGGGCGTCACGCTCGCCAACGGTGAACACATCGAGGGACGCGCCGTGGTGTCGGGCCTCGACCCCAAGCGCACGTTCCTAGCGCTCTGCGAAGCCGACCACCTGCCGCCGGAGTTCGCGTGGCGCGTCTCGAACTACCGCTCGCGCGGGACGCTGGCCAAGGTCAACTTCGCGCTGTCGTCGCTGCCGGCGTTCACCGGCGCCACGCGCGACATGCTCGCGGCGCGGGTTCGCCTGGCGCCCGATCTCGATTACCTGGAACGCGCGTTCGATCACGCCAAGTACGGTCGCTATTCGACCCATCCGTGGATCGAGTTCACCATCCCGTCGATCGACGATCCTGCGCTCGCGCCGGCGGGGGCGCACGTGCTGTCGGCCTATGCGCAGTTTGCGCCCTATCAACTCAGGGATACCACGTGGGATGCCGAACGCGATCGCCTTGGCGACATCGTCACCACCACGCTCGAACAGTACGCGCCAGGTTTCTCCGCCTCCATCGTTGCGCGCCAGGTGCTTACGCCGCTGGACCTCGAACGTGGCTGGGGGCTGACCGGCGGGCAGATTTTCCATGGCGAGCTGTCGCTCGACCAGTTCTTCACCATGCGCCCGGTGCTGGGATTTGGGAGTCACCGCACGCCGATTCGCGATCTTTTTCTGTGCAGTTCAGGGTCCCACCCCGGCACCGGCCTCACTGGCGGCTCAGGCGCAAACGCCGCCGCGGTGGTTGCCCGCGAACTGACTTGA
- a CDS encoding carboxypeptidase-like regulatory domain-containing protein: MPTRPLRPGETPPKGTAVMRGKVTSAVTGGPLRRAQVRAMSMEARGGGVTSTDAEGNFEIKELPAGRYNITATKGGFVTGQFGQRRAGDPGTPIELVDGQTADKVNFVLARGGVISGRILDDGGEPIAGAQVSAQRFQFVAGTRRLVPGGGEGSNDRTDDQGGFRLYGLPPGEYFVSASSRSSLTMVSEATISNTEADGFAPTYYPGTANLGEATRIPLKAGQEMSGANFALIAARMARLRGRALNSRGEPVARAMLLLTPADPVMGMNFSVNMNNAMVGPDGSFQFANVSPGRYNLNVRPMGMPGANEEFAVMPVTVGNDDIDNLLVTTSLGATAKGIVTTDDGSTPPFRPEQVQIFPQAAEMTINMVGGGPSRVSDDYSFEITALSDRRLIRASAGAATGWYLKAVMFDGEDVTDKGIEFTPGRAYEGIEVVFTQKTTDLSGLVTDDRNRPVLDATVVVFPANRELWTFQSRYLRTARPDTNGRYNIKSLPPSDDYLIIVVQNLESGQGADPEFLARAREEAKPVTLTEGETKAVDVKLSRLDP; this comes from the coding sequence ATGCCCACACGCCCGCTGCGTCCTGGTGAGACCCCACCCAAGGGCACGGCGGTGATGAGAGGAAAGGTCACGTCGGCCGTGACCGGCGGGCCGCTGCGCCGCGCGCAGGTGCGAGCCATGTCGATGGAAGCGCGCGGCGGCGGCGTGACGAGCACCGACGCCGAAGGCAACTTCGAGATCAAGGAGTTGCCCGCCGGCCGCTACAACATCACCGCGACCAAGGGTGGCTTCGTCACCGGGCAGTTCGGCCAGCGGCGGGCGGGCGACCCGGGCACGCCGATTGAACTGGTCGATGGCCAGACCGCCGACAAGGTGAACTTCGTGCTGGCGCGAGGCGGCGTGATCAGCGGCCGCATTCTGGACGATGGCGGCGAGCCGATCGCCGGCGCGCAGGTCTCGGCCCAGCGGTTCCAGTTCGTCGCCGGCACGCGCCGGCTGGTGCCGGGCGGCGGCGAGGGCAGCAACGACCGTACCGACGATCAGGGCGGCTTCCGGCTCTACGGTCTGCCCCCCGGCGAGTACTTCGTCAGCGCCAGCAGTCGGTCGAGCCTGACGATGGTTTCGGAAGCGACCATCAGCAACACCGAAGCCGACGGCTTCGCACCGACCTACTATCCCGGGACGGCGAACCTGGGCGAAGCCACGCGCATCCCCCTCAAGGCCGGCCAGGAAATGAGCGGCGCTAACTTCGCCCTAATCGCGGCGCGCATGGCCCGCCTCCGCGGGCGCGCACTGAACTCGCGCGGCGAACCGGTGGCGCGCGCCATGTTGCTGCTGACGCCGGCGGATCCGGTGATGGGCATGAACTTCAGCGTGAACATGAACAACGCCATGGTCGGCCCTGATGGCTCGTTCCAGTTCGCCAACGTCTCGCCAGGCCGCTACAACCTCAACGTCAGGCCGATGGGGATGCCGGGCGCCAACGAAGAGTTCGCGGTGATGCCGGTCACCGTGGGCAACGACGACATCGACAACCTGCTGGTCACCACCTCTCTCGGTGCGACGGCCAAGGGCATCGTGACGACGGATGATGGTTCGACGCCACCGTTCCGGCCCGAACAGGTGCAAATCTTCCCGCAGGCAGCCGAGATGACCATCAACATGGTGGGCGGCGGGCCCTCGCGCGTCAGCGACGACTACTCCTTCGAGATCACCGCGCTCAGCGATCGGCGGTTGATTCGCGCCTCGGCGGGCGCCGCCACGGGCTGGTATTTGAAGGCCGTCATGTTCGACGGCGAAGACGTCACCGACAAGGGCATCGAGTTCACGCCTGGCCGCGCGTACGAGGGAATCGAGGTGGTGTTCACGCAGAAGACCACCGACCTGTCGGGCCTCGTGACCGACGACCGCAACCGGCCCGTGCTGGATGCGACGGTGGTGGTGTTTCCCGCGAACCGTGAACTGTGGACGTTCCAATCCAGGTACCTGCGCACGGCGCGGCCCGACACCAACGGCCGCTATAACATCAAGTCGCTGCCACCGTCGGACGACTACCTGATCATCGTGGTCCAGAACTTGGAATCGGGTCAGGGCGCCGACCCGGAGTTCCTCGCGCGCGCTCGCGAAGAGGCGAAGCCGGTGACTCTAACCGAGGGTGAAACCAAGGCGGTGGACGTGAAACTCTCGAGGCTGGATCCTTAG